Within Caldisericota bacterium, the genomic segment CGATCGATGTGGAAGACATCGCTTCCATGAATGGAGGACAGTTCGATCTCTCGTTCGATTCGAGTGTTGTGAATGTGACCGATGTCAGTGCAGGAGAGATAGGCGGCACAACGGTACCACTTGTTGACTGGCGTTTCATGGATGCGGACACGATCAGGGTGATCTTCAAACTCTCCGGAGCCGATGGAGTGAGTGGATCAGGATACGTGATGAAGATAGGCTTCGAGATAACCGGATCGGATGGCGATACCAGCATTCTGGATATATCCGATGGGGTGCTCTCTGACACGGAAGCGGATGAGATACCCGCAACATGGACAGACGATGAGGTGACTGTATGACATCTCAACAGGAACATATAAGTAAACAGAATAAAACTTTAGGAGGTAATTAACATGAAAACAAGTACAATATTGGTTGGACTAACCATGAGTTTGCTGCTGCTTGCGTTGCCAGCCGCAGCATCTGACTACACGCTTGGCGTCTTCGGGAACGCGAACGAGGACGACACGATAAACATGCAGGATGTGACCTATACCGAACTGATCATCCTCGAATACAAGGACCAGACACAACTTGCAGATGGCAAGCACGATGACAGGATCAACATGCAGGATGTGACGCAGATCGAGCTGATCATACTTGAGAGGGAGAAGGAGCTCACGGTTCTGGATGCCACTGATAGAATCGTTACGATAAACAAGCCGGTAGAGAGGATAGCCAGCTCGAGCATGCCGCAGGATATTCGAACAATTTGCGCACTTGGTGCGGCGGATAAAATCGTTGGAATCCCGGACATTATTACTGATGAGGCAGATAGGTTCCCAGCTATATATATACCGCATCCCGAGCTTCTAGAACTTCCGATCGCAGGCAGTCCCTATTTCGGGGGTCCATACTTAGAAGTAATAGCATCGCTCGAGCCAGATCTGGTTCTTGTCAGCTATGCTGATGCTGATGCAGTCCAGGAAGCCGTAGGTGTACCAACGATAGCAGTTCCAGCCATAGACATGAACGCTCTTGCCTTCAAGGGGTTTAAATGGTTGAAGATGATGGGTTATGTTCTTGGCGAACAGGAAAGAGCAGAATACCTGAGTTCATACTTCAACGATAAGCTCGATGAAGTAAGTGATGTTACATCAGAGATAGACGAGAAGCCGGAGGTGTATCTTGCGTTCTGGACTGATTTTACATACACCCCTGCCACCTATGCACCAGTAGAAGTAGCTGGCGGTATAAATGTGGCTGATGACCCGGGAACATACGGACCATACGGCTCTTTTATGTGGCAAGTCTCAAAGGAACAGATCATCACATGGAATCCTGACAGAATCCTGATTCATAGTTACATACCAACTATGCATATGATCTCAATGGATGACGTTCTCGACGACCTCGATTTACAGACTATACCTGCTGTAGAGAACAAGGATATCTATTATACAAAAGGCTTCCAGTTTGGCTGGGATCCAGCAACAGGCGTTGTCGAGTGTTTCTATATGGCTAAACTCTTCCATCCAGATGAATTCGCAGGTTTAGACGTAGAGGGGGAGGGCAACGAGATACTTGAGGAAGTTTACGGTGTTGATGGTATCTGGACAGAGATGAATGATATGTTCGACCTTCACACATGGGATTGAACAGAAAGAGATACCAGCAGAAGAAGGATATAAAAGGTTTATGGGGGGAATATATTTTTCATTTCCTCCTTTTTTAATTACAGAGGCATGAAAATGGATATAATAAAAGACACGATAAAAGAGCTTGAGAATTTGAATGTAAATGGAACGCTGTCCAATATAATTGTAACCAGGACGCAGTACACCCCGTGGACAATGAGCTATGTAAAATATGACGATGGCACAGTTGGCTGTGGTTTAGCGAACAATGAACTAAAGATTCCTGAAGATGTAACATTTATAAAGGAATTACTCAATTTGGATGCTTACGAAGCTATGAGCAGGTTGGAGTGTTTTGAGAATGATGTATTTATAAACTCAATAAGGGTTTCAATAGCCTCTGCGCTCT encodes:
- a CDS encoding cohesin domain-containing protein, with protein sequence IFEGLLVDTGANEISALWFDADVAIGVPVTVNAPEVATDAFDATIDVEDIASMNGGQFDLSFDSSVVNVTDVSAGEIGGTTVPLVDWRFMDADTIRVIFKLSGADGVSGSGYVMKIGFEITGSDGDTSILDISDGVLSDTEADEIPATWTDDEVTV
- a CDS encoding ABC transporter substrate-binding protein, whose protein sequence is MKTSTILVGLTMSLLLLALPAAASDYTLGVFGNANEDDTINMQDVTYTELIILEYKDQTQLADGKHDDRINMQDVTQIELIILEREKELTVLDATDRIVTINKPVERIASSSMPQDIRTICALGAADKIVGIPDIITDEADRFPAIYIPHPELLELPIAGSPYFGGPYLEVIASLEPDLVLVSYADADAVQEAVGVPTIAVPAIDMNALAFKGFKWLKMMGYVLGEQERAEYLSSYFNDKLDEVSDVTSEIDEKPEVYLAFWTDFTYTPATYAPVEVAGGINVADDPGTYGPYGSFMWQVSKEQIITWNPDRILIHSYIPTMHMISMDDVLDDLDLQTIPAVENKDIYYTKGFQFGWDPATGVVECFYMAKLFHPDEFAGLDVEGEGNEILEEVYGVDGIWTEMNDMFDLHTWD